Proteins from a single region of Rhipicephalus sanguineus isolate Rsan-2018 chromosome 5, BIME_Rsan_1.4, whole genome shotgun sequence:
- the LOC119394560 gene encoding uncharacterized protein LOC119394560, translating into MPVVADIDGVQTEIFPIVDEFGVIVFDGDAELYTTADGRQLRVVCASGRLANADPTNEHAMQAMPTTQPTPPNHAEPTTQASAAAAAALSPGRARRDDSEEALWNGRRTRFLIEKYKENFRNIGKKGGLK; encoded by the exons ATGCCGGTGGTCGCGGACATCGACGGTGTCCAGACCGAAATTTTCCCCATCGTGGACGAGTTTGGAGTCATCGTCTTTGACGGCGATGCCGAACTCTACACTACCGCAG ATGGGAGACAACTGCGGGTAGTTTGTGCGTCGGGTCGTCTTGCCAATGCTGACCCGACAAACGAGCATGCCATGCAGGCTATGCCTACAACGCAGCCAACACCGCCAAACCATGCTGAGCCGACGACGCAGGCGtccgctgctgcagctgctgcgcTTTCTCCGGGTCGTGCGCGTCGCGACGACTCGGAAGAAGCTCTATGGAACGGTCGGAGGACCCGATTTTTGATTGAAAAATATAAGGAGAATTTCAGAAACATTGGCAAAAAGGGAGGACTGAAGTGA